A region from the Brassica napus cultivar Da-Ae chromosome C8, Da-Ae, whole genome shotgun sequence genome encodes:
- the LOC106379930 gene encoding uncharacterized protein LOC106379930, translating to MKKLYRKGTVHPSPQIKSDDHLLSLLPVAIFSLAAVLSPNDREVLAYLLSTASYSSDRNYTSRMNKTKPREKSRLDNHAPLFHCDCFNCYTCYWVRWDSSPSRQLIHEIIDAYEDSLEKKKHTKKKKNVSGKKDRRKRSGKSSALASPSFGTNDSESLSQVTESIASSCACSSKLVDGTGGCNGGLEFTEEFHAGDGSEEAEEEEGSVRRFVSFIGEKVFGVWG from the coding sequence ATGAAGAAGCTCTACCGGAAAGGAACCGTACACCCCTCGCCGCAGATAAAATCCGACGACCACCTTCTCTCCCTTCTTCCCGTTGCCATCTTTTCACTAGCGGCGGTTCTTTCTCCAAATGACCGTGAAGTCTTGGCTTACCTCTTGTCAACAGCCTCTTACTCAAGCGACCGAAACTATACCTCTCGCATGAATAAGACCAAACCCCGCGAGAAGTCACGTTTAGACAACCACGCGCCTCTCTTCCACTGCGACTGTTTCAACTGTTATACGTGTTACTGGGTCAGATGGGACTCTTCACCAAGTCGCCAGCTGATTCATGAAATCATCGACGCTTACGAAGACagcttggagaagaagaaacacaccaagaagaagaagaacgtaAGTGGGAAGAAAGATCGGAGAAAGCGTTCAGGGAAGTCTTCAGCTCTCGCTAGTCCTAGCTTTGGTACGAATGATTCAGAGAGTCTAAGTCAGGTCACTGAGTCTATAGCAAGTTCGTGTGCATGTTCGAGCAAGTTAGTTGATGGAACTGGTGGTTGCAACGGCGGTTTGGAATTTACGGAGGAGTTCCATGCGGGAGACGGTAGCGAagaggcggaggaggaggaggggtcCGTTAGGAGGTTTGTGAGTTTCATAGGTGAGAAAGTTTTTGGTGTTTGGGGATGA